In Streptomyces sp. NBC_01381, the sequence CGTGCTCTGGCGCGAGGAGACGATCGTCCCCTACGGCCGGATGCAGCTCGTCGAGGTCACATCGGGACCGGTGGCGCGGCACTTCGGGCTCGCGGGCGTGCAGCTGCACACGGCGGCCGCCGCCACGGACGCGCGGATCCCCGGACTGCTCCCCGAGGAGGCCGAGCGGCTCCGCGACCGGCTCACCGAGCTGGGCGAGGCCCGCTCGGCGGGGCTGTGAGCGGCGTACGCGAGGCGGCGGGGGAAGAACACACCCGCGGCCCCGACGACGTACGAGAGCGGCGTCTGCACCCCGTCACGCCCCTGCGCAGGGCCTGGGCGCCGGTCGCGGTCCTCGTGGGCTTCGCGGTGCACGACCCGAACGGCACCCAGCGGCGCGTCTCCGAACTCGCCGTGACCCAGCTGCTTGCCGGGCTCGCCGTCGTCCTCCTGGGCGGCGCCCTCTACGGCTTTCTCAGCTGGTGGTTCACGCACTTCGCGGTCACCGACACCGAGCTGCGCATCCGCACCGGCCTGGTCTTCAGGCGCACCGCGCACATCCGGCTCGACCGGCTCCAGGCCGTGGACGTGACGCAGCCGCTCGCGGCCCGGATGGCGGGCGTCGCCAAGCTCAAGCTGGACGTCGTCGGAGCGGAGAGCAAGGACGAACTCGCCTATCTGGGCGAGGAGGAGGCCGCTGTCCTACGGGCCGAACTCCTCGCGCGGGCGGCCGGTTTCGCCCCCGATGAGGCCCGCGAGGTCGGCGAGGCGCCGGTCAGGAATCTGGTGCACGTACAACCGCGCATGCTCGCGATCTCCCTTCTCCTGACCGGCACTACGTGGGGCATGCTCATCGCCACGCTGATCGTGCCGCCGTTCCTGTGGTTCGTCACCCACAGCCTGTGGACGGTCCTCGCGACCGGCCTTCCCATGCTGGGCGGCGCCTTCGCGAGCAGCGTGGGGCGCTTCATAGGCGAGTACGACTGGAAGGTGGGCGAGTCCCCCGACGGTCTGCGCATCGACCACGGGCTGCTCGACAAGGCGCACGAGACGGTGCCGCCGGGGCGGGTGCAGACCGTGCGGGTCGTGGAGCCGTGGCTGTGGCGGCGGCGCGGGTGGGTGCGGGTCGAGCTGGACGTGGCGGGCTCCGCCAACGGCGTCCTGGTCCCGGTCGCGCCCCGGGACGTCGCCGAGGCGGTGATCGCACGGATCCTGCCGGGCGTCCGGGTGCCGGCCGCCGCCGAGCTGATCCGGCCGCCCTCGCGCGCGGCGTGGTGCCTTCCGGTGTGGTGGAAGGGGTACGGCCTCACGGTGACGGACACGGTGTTCGCCGCGCGGCACGGTCTGCTGCGGCGGCGCCTGTCGTTGGTGCCGCACGCGAAGGTGCAGAGCGTGCGGCTCACGCAGGGGCCGTGGGAGCGGCACAAGGGGGTGGCGGACGTGGTGGTGGACACCGGCGCGAACAAGACGGTGACCGCGCGGCTGCGTCCTACGGGGGAGGCGGTTTCGCTCCTGGAGGCGCAGGCGGAGCGGTCGCGTACGGGGCGGAGGGATGCGCTGCCGGATCGGTGGATGGCTTGATGTGAGGGTTCAGCTGCCGGGCAATCGGGAAGGGGGTCCCCCCTGCTCATTAAGAGCTTGGGGGAGGGCGGGAAAGATCCGCCGCGAAGCGGCGGTCTTGAGCGGGGTCCGGGGCGGAGCCCCGGTACCGAGCCACGGCGGGGCCCAGCTACGCCCGCAGCGCGGTCCGCAGCTCAGCCACGTCGATCTGCTCCGTCTCGTCATGCGCCGTCAGGTCGATGACCTGACCCGCCGCACCGCCCGCGCCCTCCGCGGGAGCCTGCTTGAAGTCCGACTCGGCCTCCGCCTTGTGCAGGGCGAGTGCCTCCTCGCCCACCACGTCCGCGAGGTCCGCGTTCTGCACGGCTTCCAGCGCGGCGGGCGCCGCGCCCTTCGTGCCGAAGAAGTCGAAACCGCCCTGGACGACCGGGCGCCGGGTCTGCGCGGGCGGCGCGACGGCGACCGCGCGCTCGTGCCCGCCGTACCCGTCGGCCGCCCCGGACTTCCCCCGCGCCTCGTCTCCGTCCGCGCCGGAGTCGGACGGCTTCGGCGTCAGACGGTCCAGCGCGGCGTTCGCCCGCAGGTACAGCGACGGAGTCGCGCTCTCCGGAGCCTTGGCCTGGGCCGGGACCGGCGCCGAGGCCTGGACCGGAGCCGGCGGCAGCGCCCGCGCCGGAGTCGACGCCTCGATGGCGAGGAGCCGCCGCCCCTCCAGCGCACTGGCCCGCTCGGTCTCCGCCGTGGCGTACCGGCGAAGGAGCGCCGCGTGCTCATTGCGCAGCGCGGCAAGCTCCGCCCGCTTGGCGCGCAGCTTCGTCTCCAGGCGGCCGCGCAGCTCGCGGGACTCGTCGAGGTCGGACTCGCACTCCGCTATCCGTTCGTCGTAGCGCCACTCGTCGCTCTTGCGGGCGCGGCCGAGCTCGGCGACCTGCTTGCCGGCCGCGAGGTCCCAGCGGCGCATGACGACGGAGCCCACGACGGCGGCCGCGGCGGCCGCCGCGGTCAGGCCGCGGAGCACGGTCGGTTCCGCGAAGAGCCAGGCGCCGCCGGCGCAGACGAGAGAGAGGCCTGCGACCGTCGAGGGGGGAAGCAGCCGGTGCAAGGGTGGGGAATGGCGGTGGCGTCCACGTGGCATGGCCAGAAACTTACCGCGCGTAGGCGAACTCTGGTGCCCCGGGCGCCAAAATGACAGTGCCACAGCGCTGATTCCCCACCCTTGCCGATCCTCTTCGGCCACTCGACTCCACTTTCGGCCGCGCCAACTCCGGTTTCGGCCGCGCTACTTCTTGATCAATCCCTTCGACTCCAGATACTCCCTGGCGACATCGGCTTCCTTCTGCCGCTCGACATCGACCTTCCGGTCGAGTTCGGCGAGATCTTCCGTCGTGAGCGTCTCGGTCAGCTTGCCGAGCGCTTCGGCTATCTCCTTGTCGCCCGCTTCCTTCGCGTTCACCACCGGAAGGATGTTGTCCGCGTTCTGCAGCTTCTTGTCGTCCTCGAGGGCCACCAGGCCGAAGCTGTCCAGCGTCGCGTCGGTGGTCGTGGTCAGCACCACCTGGTCCGTGCCGTTCTTCACGGCCTGCTTGGACTGTGTGGTGCCGACGCCCTTGGGGTCGATTCCGGCGATGTCGATGCCGTACTTCTTCTTCAGTCCCGGCGCGCAGAACGGCCGGGTCTCGCATTCGTCACTCGCGGCGATCTTGACCTTCTCGCCCGACTCACCAAGATCAGAAAGCGTCTTGAGCTTGTGCTCCTTCGCGTATTCCTTGCTCACCGCGAACGCGTTCTGGTCGACCGCCTCGCCGACCGGAAGCACCTTCAGGCCGCGCGGCTCGGCGAGCTTCTTCAGCTCGGCCACCGTGGCGTCCACATCATTAGAAGCGACCGGCTTCGCCTTGGGCCCGTTCTTGCCGAGGTTGAGGAACTCCGCGAGCGTCGCAGCGTATTCGGGAGCGACATCGATCGAGCCCTTCTTCAGCTCGGGCTCGTACACCTCGCGGTTCTGGACGGTCTTGACCTCCGCGTCATATCCGGCCTCCTCCAGGACACCGACGTACAGCTCGGCGAGGACCTTCTGCTCGGTGAAGCGGGCCGAGCCCACGACGAGCTTGCCCTTGCCGCCCGCCTTGTCGCCCGAGCCCTTGCCGTCCTTCTCCAGGCTGTCCCCGCCGCACGCGGTGAGCCCCGCGGTCAGCGCCACGACGGCCACGGCCGCCCCTGCCATCCGTCGCGCGCGACGCGTTGTGCTGTTCATCGGTGAACCACCATTTCGAAAGGAAACAAAACCGGATCCGGGCCACTCCGGATCCGGGCCACTGAGGAATCACCCGGCCGCCGAGGAATCACTCACCGGACGGGGCCGCCCGCCCCTGCCGACACCGCGGGACGGGTCGCAGATGCGCCCCACCACCACGAGCACCACCTCTACGAAGAGCGCGAGCAGCGCCACGAGCAGGGCGCCCGCCACCACCTGGGGCGTGTTCTGCAGGTTGAACCCGGCCGTGATGATCCGGCCGAGACCCCCTTCGCCGGCCATCGCGGCCAGCGTCGCCGTGGCGACGACCTGCACCCCGGCGGACCGGACACCCGTCATGATCAGCGGGTACGCCAGGGGCAGTTCGACCCGCGCGAACAGCTGGCCGCCGCTCATGCCCATCCCCCGCGCGGCCTCCACCACCGACCGGTCGACCTCGCGCATCCCGATGTACGCGTTGGTCAGCAGCGGCGGCACCGCGAAGAGCACCAGGGCGATCAGCGTCGGTACGTCCCCGTGCTCGCCCAGCGGGGTCAGCGTGAGGAGCACGAGCACCGCGAGCGTCGGCACCGCACGGCCGACGTTCGAGATGTTCACCGCGAGGGCGCCGCCCTTGCCGATGTGGCCGAGGAACAGCGCGATCGGCAGCGCGATCAGACACGCGACGGCGAGACACACCCCACTGAAGTAGAGATGCTCCGCGAGCCGGTGCCACACCCCCTTGTCGCCCTGCCAGTTGGCGGACGTGGTCAGCCAGTCGTACGCACCGGTGATCGCGTTCATGCAGGTTCAGCCACCTTGGCCGTGCGCTGCGCGCGAGCGGCACGGTTCGTCCGTATTCGATGGACCCGCGTCCAAGGCGTCAGCCACCGCTGGAGCGCCAGGAGCAGCAGGTCGGCCACGACGGCGAGGAGCACGCACAGCACGGACGCCGTGAGCACCTGTGCCTTGAAGGTCGTGTCGAGGCCGTCCAGGATCAGAGTGCCGAGCCCTCCGTAGTCCACGATCGCGCCGACCGTGGTCAGCGCCACCGTCGACACCGTCGTGATGCGCACGCCGGCGAGCAACGCGGGCAGCGCGAGCGGCAGTTCGACCTCCCACAGCAGCCGCAGCGGGCCGTACCCCATCCCCTTGGCCGCGTCCCGTGCCTCGTCGGGCACGGCCTGCAGCCCCGCCAGGATGTTCCGCACCAGGATCGTCAGCGAGTACAGGACCAGGCCCGTCACGACCAGCGAGGCGGAGAGCCCGAAGAACGGCAGCAGGAGCGAGAACATCGCGAGCGAAGGGACCGTGTAGAGCACGGTCGTCAGGCCGAGGATCGGCCCCGCGAGGAAGCGCCAGCGCCGGGCGAGCAGCGCCAGCGGCAGGGAGACGGCGACGCCGATCGCCACCGATGCCGCGGTGATGCCCATGTGCTGCACGGTGGCGTCGATCAACTCCTGGCTGCGGGAACGGACGTACTCCCCGCAGATCCAGTCGTTCGCCACCAGACAGTTCTGCTCGCTCATCGCGTCCCACCTCCCCCCGAAAACCGATTCCTGCGGCTGTCTGGCGACCCTAACGCGCACCACTGACAATCGCCGAGACTCGTCGTACTGGCGCAACATGGGCTTTACACAACGCCCGCAACAATGGGGAATCATGATCCGGTTCGAGCACGTCACCAAGCGGTACGCGGACGGCACCACCGCCGTCGACGACCTGTCCTTCGAGGTCGCCGAGGGTGAACTGGTCACGCTCGTCGGCCCGTCGGGCTGCGGCAAGACGACGACGATGAAGATGGTGAACCGTCTCATCGAGCCGACCGACGGCCGGATATTCGTGGACGGCGACGACATATCCGCCATCGACCCCGTCCAACTCCGGCGCCGTATCGGCTATGTCATCCAGCAGGTCGGCCTCTTCCCGCACAAGACGGTCCTGGAGAACACCGCGACCGTCCCGCACCTCCTCGGCGTCAAGCGCGCCAAGGCCCGCGAGCGCGCGGCCGAACTCCTCGACCTGGTCGGCCTCGACCCGGCCACCTTCGGCGACCGCTACCCCGAGCAGCTCTCCGGCGGCCAGCGCCAGCGCGTCGGCGTGGCCCGCGCGCTCGCCGCCGATCCGCCCGTGCTCCTGATGGACGAGCCGTTCGGCGCCGTCGACCCCGTGGTCCGCGAGCACCTGCAGAACGAGTTCCTCCGCCTCCAGCAGGCCGTGCGCAAGACGGTGCTCTTCGTCACGCACGACATCGAGGAGGCGGTCCGCCTCGGCGACCGCATCGCTGTCTACGGCCAGGGCCGCATCGAGCAGTTCGACACTCCCTCGACGGTGCTCGGCGCGCCCTCCACCGACTACGTGGCCGACTTCGTCGGCGCGGACCGCGGCCTCAAGCGGCTCTCCGTGACACCGATCGAGGAGGGCGACCTGGAGCAGCCGCCCGTCCTGCACCTGGACGACCGGCTGCCCGCGAAGCTCGACGCCCGCTGGGCCGTCGTCCTGGACGGCGAGAACAACCTGCACGGCTGGATCTCCGCCGAGCACGCGCACCGCGGTTCGGGCACGGTGCGGGACCACGCACGCCGCATGGAGGCGTGGCTTCCGGTGGGCGCGACCCTGAAGCAGGCGTTCGCGACGATGCTGCAGCACGACGCGGGCTGGATCGCGGTCATCGACAAGGACAGCGAGGGCCGCTTCCTGGGTGTGCTCACGCCGGCCCGGCTGCACGAGGCACTGCGCAGGTCGACGGCGGCCGACGCCCGTGACATCGCGCGCGGGGACGTCGAGTTGGAGACCATCGCGGCCATCGGCGGGAGCTGAACCGCGGGCCTCTGGAGAGCTATGTGGCGCTCAACCGCCCGCTGATCCACTCCAGTGTCGCGGGGATCTCACGGCGCCACGTGTTGAAGTTGTGCCCGCCACTGGGCAGCGTGATCGACGAGACCCGGGTGGGCGGCTTCACCTTGTCGATGAACTTCTCGGTGTCCGCGTAGTTGTCCTCGCCCTGCTTGCTCGTGGTGACGAGGAGGGACGTCTGGGGCGGCGGCATGTGGTCCAGGGACCACATCAGGTCGGCGTGCCGCTCCAATTCCTTGTCGCCGTGGAAGAGATCGCCGGTCGTGACGTCGATGGGCGCCTTGTAGTACGCGGAAAGGCCCGCCCCGGCGGCGTACACGTCGGGGTGGTGGACGGCCAGTTTCAGCGCGCAGTAGCCGCCCGTCGAGTCGCCGATCACGCCCCAGTTCCCCGGCTTCTCGCCCACCCTGTAGTGCTCGGACATGGCGTCGGGCAGGTCCTTGGCGAAGAACGTCTCGGCCTGCGGGCCACCGGGAACGTCCACGCACTCGGTGTCCCGCGGCGGCGCGACCGTCGGCCGCAGCATGACCAGGATCATCGGCTGCATGGTGCCCCGCTTGGCCTGCGCATGGGCGGTCTGCGGGTAGCGCAGGCCCTTGATGAGCGCCTCCGCGGTCCCGGGGTAGCCGGTCAGCACCACGGCCGCGGGGAACCTGCGGTCCTTGTAGCGGGGCTGGAAGTACTCGGGCGGCAGATAGACGTACGCCTCGCTGGCGATGTCCGACTCCTTCCCGCTGATGGTGACCTTCTGGATCTGGCCGCCGGTCGATGGCCTGCCGCCTCCGGGGACGTTCACCGGGCGGGTGCCGCGGACGTCGACCGGGCCGCCCTCGCCCTTAGCGGGGTCGTGGTCGACGACCACTCCGGGGCTTGTCTCCTGGCCGAAGAGGTCCGCCCAGGTCGCGTAGAAGCCGAACGCCTGGTTGGCGGCGAAGCCGACGGACGCGAAGATCGCCAGCTGGGTGGCGATCAGCAGGCCGACCCGTCCGGTGACGGTCCGCCAGTTCTGCCGGGCCAGGCGCGGCCAGAACCAGACGGTTCCGATGAACAGCACGACGGCCAGAGCCACCGCCAACGCGAGGACCTTGTTGCTCGTAAGACCCATTTTTCCGATCCGGAGTGAACCCGAGGCCCGGAAGGGCCGTCCTAGAGGGCGCAATTGTCGCCGGATGCCGCTTTTGGCGCCGGGTCCAAGGTCTCTCGCGGAACTACGGGATGCGATGTCTGTCAGGATAGATGGCGAAATTTCGGGTGTGGTTCCAGGCGGTGACGGCAAGCTCCGCCGGATACTCCGCGGCCCCCGCCCCGAGGCCGTACCGACCTTCGTGGCCCGCGCCTGCGCCCTCGTAGGGCTGCTGAACATCGCGGCGGGCGTCTTCCCGCGCTTCCGGCACAGCCGCATGCACGCCGTCGCCGAGGTCCTGCCCGGCGCGCTCGGCCCCTTCGCCGCCGCCCTCGCGCTCAGCTCGGGCGTCCTCCTGCTGCTGCTCGCGCACGGCCTGCGCCGCCACAAGCGGCGCGCCTGGCGGGCCGCCGTGGTGCTGCTCCCGGCCGGAGCCGCCGCCCAGTTCATGTACCGCCACTCCGTCATCGGCGTGCTGATCTCGCTCGCCCTGCTGAGCCTGCTGCTGCGTCATCGCGGTGAATTCGCGGCGCTCCCCGACCCGCGCAGCCGCTGGCGCGCCCTGGCCAACTTCGTTGTCCTCGGGGCCGGTTCCATCGCGCTCGGCCTGGTGATCGTCAGCGTCCACCCCGGCAAGGTCATCGGAGACCCCGGCATCACGGACCGCCTGGCCCACGTCCTGTACGGCCTGTTCGGCTTCGAAGGCCCGGTCGACTACTACGGGCGTACGTCTTGGACCGTCGGCTGCTCACTCGGCGCACTCGGCCTGCTCACAGCGATCACCACTGTCTATTTGGCCTTCCGCCCCGAACACCCCGCCGCGCGGCTCACCGAGGACGACGAGACGAAGCTGCGCGCCCTGCTCGCCAAGCACGGCGCCCGCGACTCCCTCGGCCACTTCGCGCTCCGCCGCGACAAGGGCGCCGTCTTCTCGCCCAGCGGCAAGGCCGCCGTCACCTACCGCGTCGTCTCCGGAGTGATGCTCGCCAGCGGTGACCCCATCGGCGACGTGGAGGCCTGGCCCGGCGCCATCGAGCGCTTCATGGACGAGGCGAAGGCCCACTCCTGGACCCCCGCCGTCATGGGCTGCTCCGAGACGGGCGGCGAGGTCTGGACCCGCGAGACCGGCCTCGACGCCCTCGAACTGGGCGACGAGGCGGTGGTGGACGTCGCGGATTTCTCCCTGGCCGGGCGCGCGATGCGCAACGTGCGCCAGATGGTCAAGAGGATCGAGCGCAATGGCTACGAGACGCGCGTACGGCGCGTGCGTGACCTCGGCGAGCAGGAGCTCGCCAGGATCCAGCGGGCGGCCGACGACTGGCGCGGCACTGACACCGAACGCGGCTTCTCCATGGCGCTCGGCCGGATCGGCGACCCCGGAGACGGCGACTGCCTGATCGCGACCGCACACAAGGCCGACGAGGACCCGGGCGCCTACGGCGACCTGAAGGCCGTCCTGCACTTCGTCCCCTGGGGCGAGGACGGTGTCTCCCTGGACCTCATGCGCCGCGACCGCGCAGCCGACCCCGGCATGAATGAGCTGCTCATCGTCGCCGCCCTGCAGGCCGCCCCGAAGCTCGGCATCGCGCGCGTGTCCCTCAACTTCGCCATGTTCCGCGCGGCCCTCGCACGCGGCGAGAAGATCGGCGCGGGCCCGGTCCTGCGCGCCTGGCGCGGCCTGCTGGTCTTCCTCTCGCGCTGGTTCCAGATCGAGTCCCTGTACAAGTTCAACGCGAAGTTCCGCCCCCGCTGGGAGCCCCGCTTCGTCGTCTACCGCTCCTCCAAGGACCTGCCCCGCATCGGCTTCGCGGCCATGCAGGCCGAGGGCTTCGTCACGTTCGCGCTGCCCCGTTTCCTGCGCGGACGCACTCCGGGGCGCCGCCCCTGCCCGCACCGGTCGGCGGAGCGTGAGGTCCGGGCGGCGTAAGGGCGCCTCGTACGGGCCTACGCTGGAGGCATGAGTACGTTGCGCGGGCGGGGATCGGTCGAAGGGCTGCCGGAGTGGGGCCGCTGTGCGGTCATGGGGGTCGTGAACGTGACGCCCGATTCCTTCTCCGACGGGGGCCGCTGGTTCGACACCACGGCCGCCGTGAAACACGGCATCGACCTGGTCGCCCAGGGCGCCGACCTGGTCGACGTGGGCGGCGAGTCCACCCGGCCCGGCGCCACGCGCGTGGACGAGGACGAGGAGCTGCGCCGCGTGGTGCCCGTCGTGCGGGGTCTGGCCGCCGAGGGCGTCACGGTCTCCGTGGACACGATGCGGGCCACCGTCGCCGAGCAGGCACTGGCCGCCGGCGCGGTCCTGGTCAACGACGTCAGCGGCGGCCTCGCCGACGCCCGTATGGTCCCCGCGGTCGCCGCCGCCGACGCGCCCTTCGTGGTCATGCACTGGCGCGGTTTCCTCGCCGACATCCATGCCAAGCCCGTGTACGAGGACGTGGTCTCCGAAGTCGTCGACGAGCTCCACGCGCGCGTGCGGGCCGCCATCGAGGGCGGCATCGCCCCCGAGCGCATCGTCGTCGACCCGGGCCTCGGCTTCTCCAAGGACGCCGAGCACGACCTGGCGCTCCTCGCCCGCCTCGACCGGCTGCGTGAGCTCGGCCACCCGATCCTGGTCGCCGCTTCCCGCAAGCGCTTCCTCGGCCGCGTCCTCGCGGGCCCCGAGGGCGCGCCGCCGCCCGCCCGCGAGCGCGACGCCGCCACCGCCGCGGTCTCCGCCATCGCCGCCCACCAGGGCGCCTGGGCGGTCCGCGTGCACGAGGTGCGGGCCACCGCCGACGCCGTCCGGGTCGCACACGCCGTGACCAGCGCGGCCGGCGGCGACCTGTGACCGGGGCCCGTACCGACGTCGAACAGGTCGAGCGCGCCAACACGGCCTTCTACGAAGCGCTGGAGCGCGGCGACTTCGACGAGGTGTCCGACCTGTGGCTGGACACCGGCACCAGGGACGCCCTCGACGACGAAGTGGTCGGCTCGGACGACGAGGAGACCGCGATCTCCTGCGTCCACCCCGGCTGGCCGGTCCTCACCGGCCGCGGCGAGGTGCTCAGGTCGTACGCACTGATCATGGCGAACACGGAGTACATCCAGTTCTTCCTCACCGACGTCCACGTCGGCGTGGCGGGCGACACCGCCCTGGTGACCTGCACCGAGAACATCCTCAGCGGCGGCCCGCCCCCCGAGGGCGGCGGCGAGCTCGGGCCGCTCGTCGGGCAGCTGGTGGTCGCCACGAATGTGTTCCGGCGCACATCGGACGGATGGAAGCTCTGGTCGCACCACGCATCGCCCGTACTCGCCGAAACCGACGACGAAGAGGGCGAAGAGTCACCCTCCTGAGTGGGTAGGGGCGGGTCGAGGAGCCCCCGCGGGCGAGGACTGTCAGTGCTCGCAGGTAGATTCGATCGTGGCTGGTGTGCCGACCGCACTCGGTGCAGGCCTGCCGATACCGACGATTGCAGGAGTGATTCGCGTGGATCGTGTCGCGCTGCGCGGCCTCAAGGCCCGTGGGCACCACGGTGTCTTTCCGCGGGAACGCGAAGAGGGCCAGACCTTCATCGTGGACCTGGTCATTGGCCTGGACACCCGTGCGGCCGCCGCCGACGACGACCTGTCGAAGACCGTGCACTACGGCGTCGTGGCGGAGGAGGTCGTGGCCGTCGTCGAGGGCGAGCCGGTGGACCTCATCGAGACGCTCGCCGAGCGCATCGCCCAGACGTGTCTGAAGCACGACGGAGTCCTGGAGGTCGAGGTGTGCGTCCACAAACCGGACGCCCCGATCACCGTCCCCTTCGACGATGTGACCGTCACCATCACCCGGAGCCGAGTATGACCGCGTTTTCCACGCAAGGGCAGAGCGACCCGACCGTCCAGCCGGTGCCCACGGCCGTGGTGGAGCAGGTGGACGCCGCCGACACGACCCTCTCCAACCCCAAGCGCGCCGTGATCTCCCTCGGCAGCAACCTCGGCAACCGCCTGGAGAACCTCCAGGGCGCCGTCGACGCCCTGGAGGACACCCCCGGCCTGCGCGTCAAAGCGGTCTCTCCGGTGTACGAGACCGAGCCCTGGGGCGTCGAGCCGGGCAGCCAGCCGTCGTACTTCAACGCGGTCGTCGTGGTGAAGACGACCCTGCCGCCCTCCTCGCTCCTGGAGCGGGCGCACGCGGTCGAGGAGGCCTTCCACCGCGTGCGGGACGAGCGCTGGGGCCCCCGCACCATCGACGTCGACATCGTGGCGTACGCGGACGTGGTGTCGGACGACCCGGTCCTCACCCTGCCCCACCCCCGGGCGCACGAGCGGGCCTTCGTCCTGGCCCCCTGGCACGACGTGGAGCCGGAGGCACAGCTGGCCGGCCGCGGCCCGGTCGCCGAGCTGCTCGCCGCGCTCACCCGCGAGGGCGTCAAACCCCGTGTCGACCTGGAACTCCGGCTGCCCGAGTAGTCGTTAGGGTCATCGGGTCCGCACAACGAAGATCCGTACGACGATCCGTACGACGCGGATTCGCACAACGACGAAGGGTCATCCGTGAAGCAGCTGCGCATCAGGACACTGGCCGGCCTCTTCGTGGTGGCCGGAGTGCTGTCCTGGGCCGGCGCCCGGCTCTGGGACTCCCTCGGCACGCTGCCGAGGGTCCCGCTCGCCGCGCCCATCGTGCTCGCGGTGATCGCCGTGGTCCTGCTGTCCACGGCCCTCTCCCTGCGCTCCCGGCTGCGCGCCCAGCGCGAGCGGCGCCCCGGCGCGAAGGGCGTCGAACCGCTGATGGCCGCCCGCGCGGTCGTCTTCGGCCAGGCGAGCGCCCTGGTGGCCGCCCTCGTCGCCGGCATGTACGGCGGCACGGGCGTCTTCCTCCTGGAGTACCTGGACATCCCGGCCCGCCGCGACCAGGCGATCTACGCCGGCCTCTCGGTCGTGGCGGGCATCGCGGTGATAGCCGCCGCCTTCTTCATGGAGCGGGTCTGCAAGCTCCCTGAGGACACCGACGAGAACGGCCAGAACGGCGGGGCGGCCCCCGCGGCCTGACGGCCGCTACGGCCCATGGCCCGCCGCGGCGCTATCGCGCCATGATCAGGCTCATCGCCTCGTTGCGCGTCGCGGGGTCACGCAGCTGACCGCGCACGGCCGACGTGATCGTCTTGGCGCCCGGCTTCCGCACACCGCGCATCGTCATGCACATGTGCTCGCACTCGACGACCACGATGACGCCGCGCGGCTCCAGGATCTGCATCAGGGAGTCCGCGATCTGCGTCGTCAGACGCTCCTGGACCTGCGGGCGGCGGGCGTACACGTCCACGAGGCGGGCGAGCTTCGACAGACCGGTGATCTTGCCGTCGGTCGACGGGATGTAGCCGACGTGGGCGACACCGACGAACGGCACCAGATGGTGCTCACAGCTGCTCATGACCTCGATGTCCTTCACCAGGACCATCTCGTCATGACCGAGGTCGAACGTCGTCGTCAGGACGTCCTCGGGCTTCTGCCACAGGCCCGCGAATATCTCCCTGTACGCGCGTGCCACGCGACCGGGAGTCTCGCGCAGACCCTCGCGGTCCGGGTCCTCCCCGACCGCGATCAGCAGCTCGCGCACGGCGTTCTCGGCCCGCTTCTCGTCGAACTCGCTGATCGAGCCCTCGCCGTCCAGGGTCACAGGGTCGGTCATCTGGTGCCTCGTTCCTTGCGTTCTGCGTGCCTGCGCGCAGCTGCGTACGAAAAAACTGCGCCCCCCAGGCTAAAACCAGGGGGGCGCAGCATCCATTCCGGGCCTGCTGAGGCGACCGGGGTCAGCTCTCGGGGCGATCCTCCTTGGTCACCTCGATGGGCGTCTCCGATGCACCGGCCGTGACCGCGGGCGTAGAGCCGTTCGCACCGTTCGTCAGCGACAGCTCCTTGGGGGAGAGCACCGGCGGGCGGGTCGAGGGCGTACGCCGCGAGGAACCGGTCCACGCCGGGCGGGCCGGGCGCTTCACGATGCCGGCGAAGACCTCGGCGATCTGCTCCTTGTTGAGCGTCTCCTTCTCGAGGAGCTGGAGGACCAGGTTGTCGAGCACGTC encodes:
- a CDS encoding esterase family protein, giving the protein MGLTSNKVLALAVALAVVLFIGTVWFWPRLARQNWRTVTGRVGLLIATQLAIFASVGFAANQAFGFYATWADLFGQETSPGVVVDHDPAKGEGGPVDVRGTRPVNVPGGGRPSTGGQIQKVTISGKESDIASEAYVYLPPEYFQPRYKDRRFPAAVVLTGYPGTAEALIKGLRYPQTAHAQAKRGTMQPMILVMLRPTVAPPRDTECVDVPGGPQAETFFAKDLPDAMSEHYRVGEKPGNWGVIGDSTGGYCALKLAVHHPDVYAAGAGLSAYYKAPIDVTTGDLFHGDKELERHADLMWSLDHMPPPQTSLLVTTSKQGEDNYADTEKFIDKVKPPTRVSSITLPSGGHNFNTWRREIPATLEWISGRLSAT
- a CDS encoding ABC transporter permease, encoding MNAITGAYDWLTTSANWQGDKGVWHRLAEHLYFSGVCLAVACLIALPIALFLGHIGKGGALAVNISNVGRAVPTLAVLVLLTLTPLGEHGDVPTLIALVLFAVPPLLTNAYIGMREVDRSVVEAARGMGMSGGQLFARVELPLAYPLIMTGVRSAGVQVVATATLAAMAGEGGLGRIITAGFNLQNTPQVVAGALLVALLALFVEVVLVVVGRICDPSRGVGRGGRPRPVSDSSAAG
- a CDS encoding ABC transporter permease; protein product: MSEQNCLVANDWICGEYVRSRSQELIDATVQHMGITAASVAIGVAVSLPLALLARRWRFLAGPILGLTTVLYTVPSLAMFSLLLPFFGLSASLVVTGLVLYSLTILVRNILAGLQAVPDEARDAAKGMGYGPLRLLWEVELPLALPALLAGVRITTVSTVALTTVGAIVDYGGLGTLILDGLDTTFKAQVLTASVLCVLLAVVADLLLLALQRWLTPWTRVHRIRTNRAARAQRTAKVAEPA
- a CDS encoding PH domain-containing protein, with the protein product MSGVREAAGEEHTRGPDDVRERRLHPVTPLRRAWAPVAVLVGFAVHDPNGTQRRVSELAVTQLLAGLAVVLLGGALYGFLSWWFTHFAVTDTELRIRTGLVFRRTAHIRLDRLQAVDVTQPLAARMAGVAKLKLDVVGAESKDELAYLGEEEAAVLRAELLARAAGFAPDEAREVGEAPVRNLVHVQPRMLAISLLLTGTTWGMLIATLIVPPFLWFVTHSLWTVLATGLPMLGGAFASSVGRFIGEYDWKVGESPDGLRIDHGLLDKAHETVPPGRVQTVRVVEPWLWRRRGWVRVELDVAGSANGVLVPVAPRDVAEAVIARILPGVRVPAAAELIRPPSRAAWCLPVWWKGYGLTVTDTVFAARHGLLRRRLSLVPHAKVQSVRLTQGPWERHKGVADVVVDTGANKTVTARLRPTGEAVSLLEAQAERSRTGRRDALPDRWMA
- a CDS encoding ABC transporter substrate-binding protein, translated to MNSTTRRARRMAGAAVAVVALTAGLTACGGDSLEKDGKGSGDKAGGKGKLVVGSARFTEQKVLAELYVGVLEEAGYDAEVKTVQNREVYEPELKKGSIDVAPEYAATLAEFLNLGKNGPKAKPVASNDVDATVAELKKLAEPRGLKVLPVGEAVDQNAFAVSKEYAKEHKLKTLSDLGESGEKVKIAASDECETRPFCAPGLKKKYGIDIAGIDPKGVGTTQSKQAVKNGTDQVVLTTTTDATLDSFGLVALEDDKKLQNADNILPVVNAKEAGDKEIAEALGKLTETLTTEDLAELDRKVDVERQKEADVAREYLESKGLIKK
- a CDS encoding ABC transporter ATP-binding protein, which encodes MIRFEHVTKRYADGTTAVDDLSFEVAEGELVTLVGPSGCGKTTTMKMVNRLIEPTDGRIFVDGDDISAIDPVQLRRRIGYVIQQVGLFPHKTVLENTATVPHLLGVKRAKARERAAELLDLVGLDPATFGDRYPEQLSGGQRQRVGVARALAADPPVLLMDEPFGAVDPVVREHLQNEFLRLQQAVRKTVLFVTHDIEEAVRLGDRIAVYGQGRIEQFDTPSTVLGAPSTDYVADFVGADRGLKRLSVTPIEEGDLEQPPVLHLDDRLPAKLDARWAVVLDGENNLHGWISAEHAHRGSGTVRDHARRMEAWLPVGATLKQAFATMLQHDAGWIAVIDKDSEGRFLGVLTPARLHEALRRSTAADARDIARGDVELETIAAIGGS